TATCTCTGTTATTTTtcatacaatatatacatattgcATGCTTAGTGTGTACCAATTGCAGTTCTAAACACTAGAAAACAGCCTTAACTACTTCACAGTAGACTCtcattcattaaagaaaatgacaaaaagggaaaaatggagaggagaaaataatgGTAGTGAGTATGATCATGCTGAGCTTTTGAGTTTAATAAGATTTTCTGGCCTAGATATTTTGGAGAATTATCTGATTactaaatattagaaaaaatataataataataataaataatcctTACTTCTATAGAATCtgctattttctcatttgttcctccaaaagaaaaaacctgtgaggttgcttttgttgtcttcatTGTACAGGTGAGAAAATGTAACATCGTCCTGCTTAAATTGTTACTTCCAACTATTTATAATTAGCCTTCCAGAAAAACTTCCAGCCCCCTAGTTTCTTCATTGCATTCTTTACTTCTGCATTTCTCAGTGTATAAATCAGAGGATTTAACATGGGGGTGACAATGGTGTAAAATACGGCTACCATCTTATCCTCTGAAAAGGTAGTGTCAGGGCGCATATACATGAAAGTACAGGGACCAAAAAAGATGATGACCACAGCAATgtgggagccacaggtggagaGAGCTTTGCTCCTGCCTTCTGCTGACTGCTTTCTCAGGGACACCAGGATGATGGTATAGGAGGTGAGCAAGATAACAAAGCTCCCCAGAGTGATGGCACCACTGTTGGCTGTCACAACCACCCCAACAACATATGTGTCTTTGCAGGCAAGTTTCAGCACAGGATGGACATCACAAAAGTAATGATCAATCTCACTGGGTCCACAAAAGGGTAGTTGGACGACCAGAGCCACTTGGATAATGGAGTGTAAGAACCCAACTACCCAGGTCCCCAGTAACATTTTATTGCATCTCTCCTGGTCCATGATGGTTACATAGTACAGGGGTTTGCAGATAGCCACATAACGATCATAGGCCATTACAGTAAGGATGAAGATTTCAGTGCAACCAAAGAAATGTCCCGCAAAGAGTTGTAACCTGCACCCTGCATAGGAGATAGTTTTGCT
This sequence is a window from Equus caballus isolate H_3958 breed thoroughbred chromosome 12, TB-T2T, whole genome shotgun sequence. Protein-coding genes within it:
- the OR4S2D gene encoding olfactory receptor family 4 subfamily S member 2D (The RefSeq protein has 2 substitutions compared to this genomic sequence), translated to MEKINNVTEFIFLGLSQNLEVEEVCFVVFSFFYTVILLGNLLIMLTIYVGNLYKYPMYFFLNYLSFVDICYSSVIAPKMLVDLLAKSKTISYAGCMLQLFAGHFFGCTEIFILTVMAYDRYVAICKPLYYVTIMDQERCNKMLLGTWVVGFLHSIIQVALVVQLPFCGPSEIDHYFCDVHPVLKLACKDTYVVGVVVTANSGAITLGSFVILLTSYTIILVSLRKQSAEGRRKALSTCGSHIAVVIIFFGPCTFMYMRPDTTFSEDKMVAVFYTIVTPMLNPLIYTLRNAEVKNAMKKLGGWKFFWKANYK